AATTATGGCTATGAAATCCGCGGCCTCGGTTGCTCTTCGGGGCCTCAGGAGTTTCTCTTCCAGAAGTTCTATTTCAGCTCCGATCAATAAGGATCCGAACGCCGACCTCTTAGTTTCTGGTAAGTCCTTCTTCTCAGTTCTACGGCTTTCTTTGTGTTTACTTTCTTCGTCATTTGATTTTGAGTTCAAAGATTTCATTCTGGTTGGAATGTTTGTCTATTGTGAAGCGTATTGTGATTTGATTGCTTCCTTTTTATTCTCTGGATCGCAGAATGTTAATGTacatttttggtttttgttactttcttcatttgttaCGTCCGAAGTACTGAATCTCTGGTGTAATTCTGAACTCCGAAAGGGttttattgattgattgattgattgattgattggtTCTCGTCAATTAACGGTTTCATCTTCTAAGGAAATTGAAcgcttttgttttgttgtttgggTTAAATTGTTTTTTCCATTGGGAGAAAATGATAAGCTTTTGACTGTTATACTAGGAAAGGGCTTTTAGAATGTTCCATGTGCTGGGAAGCAACAATTCTAGGTGGTCACTTGGCTatataaagaagaacacaaCTGTAATTTGGAGCCCTTTCTCTGtaacttttgttttcttccaaGGAAACAGAATTTTCTCTGAAGAAAGTTGTACAAGGTTCCcaaaagaagcaaataaaaaaccaaTCTAGAGACAAAAACTTacaagaaaaattcaaaccatCCAACAGACCTATTGAGATCAATACAAACCAAACGAAACAGAAAAAGGACATCCCTACCACTCAAAGTGTCGCACAAAGCTCAACCGTCATAGCGTAAGCCATCGCAAACTACAGTGAAGCTAATCACTAATCTTTCTCTCCTTCACCAATGAATAACAACAATCTTTAGTTTCCATAGCAACATCTGAACTCCGACCCAAGGCTACAGCCTCATGGCGTAAGCTATTGCAAACTACAGTGAAGCTAGTAGAGAGGATTACCGTGTCTTTGATGCTGAATAGCCTTATATTCTAAGCTGAATAGCCTTATATTCTAACTGAAGCCTACAAAACCTTTCTGcacttcgttttttttttctcttcttaacTAAGAAACTATACATACAATCTAACAAAAGGTGGAACAAATCAGTCTAGGGGCAGTGGGGCCTTCCAATTGTTATTAATAAGCACACCTTTTGTTAATGATAACTTTTCTACTCGTGCTCATTTCGGTTCTTTTTGTAATGGTGTTAAGCTCGACTCTCATGGATGTGCTCAAACCATCGGAAATTCTTTAGAGCTTTCTAACTTTCTACACTTGCTTTTCAATCAGCAGccttttctcttcttattAATCAAGGCCGATGTTTTTGGCTCAACTTTATTTGAACTTTCTATGGTGCACTTGGATTGGAAGAAACCAATGAATATTTGTGGGAGAAGACCaaaatttctcttcttttatgGATGTAGGCTTAACAATCTCTtgtaactatttatttttggatttcttggcTAATTGAAGAGCTTTTCTGTAATCTTCTTTAACTTTGGGGGCTGGTTCTTTCCCCCCTCTTTTGTATATTCACTGTTCTAATGTAATGTCATGTttccaataaaaaagaataataatgcAGACCCCACCCATAAGCCTTAAGCActtaaaaattactaaaatactCTTCTTATTGTGACAATGAAGCTTGAAGACAAGACAATCTCCAACTTAAGAATCACCCATTGAGAATTAACCCAGCTTCCTTTCGAtgcttcttcaaaattttagaattgtgagatcccacgtcggttggagaggggaacgaagtatttcttataagggtgtggagacctctgcctagcaaacacgttttacaaccgtgaggctaacggtgatacgtaacggaccaaagcaaacaatatctgcgagcggtgagcttgggcttttacaaatagtattacaGCCAGACACCTGGCGgtatgccagtgaggacgttgggctcccaaggggggtagattgtgagatcccacatttgttggaaagggggaacgaaacattccttataagggtgtggaaacctttccctagtagatgcgttttaaaatcgtgaggctgatggcaatacgtATTCGGCTTGGGCTACTACATGAATATTGCATTACCTTTAGTCTATTTCCACTTAGGACCTCAACAGATCTCACTTTAATGCCACAACTTCACCATTTTCTGCAAAGGACCAGCGTCAACGCATACATCCTCTGAAATCATCTTGATACTACACTCTAGataattaaaactttgaaagCTAAGCCCTTAAAAACTCAAGAGAACATCCCACCATCTGCAACCATGCTTCTCCTCTTCATTTCTaatctttccttcttttttctggcctttcttttccatctttttGTTGATCTAAACCAAACCCTTTCATACAAACTAACTGAACCAGCTGAATCTGGATGCTAAtaactcaaaatcaaaacttgaATCTATTTATCTTCTGCAtcactctttttttcttctccttttttttttttttaaaaaaaaaaagaaaataacatgaCTCTTCATTCAGCTCCTTGGACCTTAGCCACCCAACCTTCCACATAAGAAATTTCATTAGCAAAGAACCTGTAAAATGGACCTTTACTACATTGACCACTTCCATTGATCAAAGCAAGGCACCTAAGCGAGACTCTTCATCCTTTCAATATACAGCTTCTGCAATAACTTTTTCTGTTCTGgtggctccttttctttaggtTGATCTCTTTTTCCATAGTCTTTTGTACGAATTGTccttagaaaataataataatgatgattgTAAATGTGGATGAcaatatatatgaaatgaatTATGCTTAGCCTAATGTTTTTGGAGGAgaaagctatacaaaaattgatACATTCTTGAGATAATATGGCTTTGGATTCTTGCAATGATTTAAAGTATGACTTGGCATAAATCACCCTCAAGCAAGAGAATTGTGCTTCACCTCTATGTGAGGTGCACACCTGGTGCTTTTTAGCCATGGATTCTTTTGGGGGTCTTTGGCCCAAAATTGTTGGGTTTTGGTTTCATTAAACAAAGTCTTACCATCTCCCGATAAGAGCCTTCATTTCCTAAACTTtctgttattatttttttcattgttttactTCTTTGTATATGGTTTAAACCTTGTAATTACAGAAGTGTCCATATTTTATGCATAAGTTGCTTTTTgatctaatttttaataaaatgttttacTCAAAAACTTATccataatatcattaaaagcATAAGGACTAAGTCTATgcaaataaaaaggaaaaaccaaacGCAGAGGGATCTCTTCAAGTTAACGCTAGCAAGAAAAGTCCCcatggaagaacaaaaaaaaaaaacaacccatCCACTAATCAACAATTAATTGAACATtaccccaaaaaaataaaattgattacaTTTGTAGAATGAAAATGGACTTGACAGATAGCCCAAATTTCCTACTACTGCTTTGGCTCGCTATGTATTGCGGTCagtttcatgattttaaaatgtgtttgttagagaaaagtttccacactcttataaggaatgtttcgtttcccttttcaactgacgtgggatcccacaatccacctcctctggggccagcatcctcgctggcacaccgcccgatgtctggctttgatactatttgtaacagtctaaattcatcactagcagatattgtcggctttggctcgttacgtatcgccgtcagcctcatggttttaaaacgcgtctgttaggtagaggtttctacacttgaatgttttgtttctggATCTCAAAAAATATATGCAAATTCTTTCCAAAGTCCcatctatcttttttttcttcggtTCCTTTCAGACCAAATACTCCAAAGAATAGCTTTGGCCGCATTTCTTCATCATAGTTtagctttttttcttcaagttcGTAGCTCATAAGTTGAATTTATTCTCAAGCTTTTATCAAACACCCATGCCAAAATGAAAGTCTTGAAAAGCTGTTTTCAAATCTTACCATTGTAAGGACAGTGAATAGATAAGTGAAATTAATCTTCACCTGCTAAAGACAGTGGCTGAACTGAGCTATTCAACGTCAAAGCAAGGTACTTCCAACTCAATGTTGTCCTCTGTGTTAAGTTTACTCAAATAAGCTAGTTTTTGGAACAGAAAAGACCGAtaattatcttctttcttttttttttcttttgctttcaattattattattgctaCATGATCACCtgaagaatgaagaaaccTGGACAGATGAGAGATTACTGAAGAATGTTTTCTTCTAGTGTCATTATGTTAAGATTACTTTTACGTCATTCTTATCAGATATAGCTGGGACATATGGTCGGACATTACGTGAACGAATGACAAATTACATGGCTACCCTTGACATCAATTCACAAATTGGAAGCTGTATGCCACTTTCTGCTATGCGCATTGGTACGATTATCCACAACATCGAGATGAATCCAGGTCAAGGCGGGAAGCTCGTGCGGGCAGCAGGAACATGTGCAAAGATATTAAAAGAGCCAACGTCAAGATACTGCCTGGTGAGACTCCCATCAGGTACAGAGAAGTTGATCGACTCTAAGTGCAGGGCGACAATCGGTCAGGTGTCTAACCCAAGCCATGGAACCCGAAAACTGAGAAAGGCAGGGCAAAGTAGGTGGTTGGGTCGACGACCAGTGGTTCGAGGAGTGGCGATGAACCCGGTGGATCATCCTCATGGAGGAGGTGAGGGTAGGAGCAAGAGTAGTGGGAGCTTTGGGAAAGGGTCTCGCACACCCTGGGGGAAGCCAACTAAGTGTGGTTACAAGACTGGACCTCTCAAACGCAAAAAATAGAGCAACCAGTTGGAGAGGATAGTGTGAAATGTTCTCTTTTTAGgcttttttgtaatttgtacTTTTTGCTTAGAACAAAAGAATATtgcttaaatttaaaaagtttcgataatatctttaaatttaatatatatttatcgtTAGTATCctcattttaatttgaaaataacaCGTGCAATTTttacatacaaaaaaaaaaaaaaaacgattaatcatcaaatttaaaagagtTAACAAAGGAATATCATTTTAGATTGTAACCGATTTAATGGatcataataaaaatggtaacCTATCTTAGATTATAACCGATTTAATCGATCATAATAAATacacatattttctttattcaatCCATActttttgtaacgaccctatttctttattaaaaataaggttGTCACTACATGTTAGAACATGTGcagaaacattcatttaaaatattttgtaaccTATATTATAGtcttaacatttttaaaataaaaaaataaaaaaaatctttaacttaacattttaaaaataaaaaaataaaaaaaaatctttaaagcAACAATGTCATGGAATAAGAGAGTGGAGTATAAATGATTTGAgcttaaacaaaataaaacaagctTATCTAACCTATGGGTTACCAAACGGACATGAATGTGACTTGAgtatcttaaaaaatactttattagTAACGATATTGTTGAGGTCAAAATTATGGAGAGACctatcattttataaaaacatcAAGACATGACCTTAAACTCTTTTCCTGTTCGGACAAGGTTGGATgagtagtacttccctacacactgTCTACGCATCGGCACATAGATTCACTACATACCCTCTAAGTCTGGCTCATCAGGTTAGTGCACCCTCATGCTACCGAACACCACGGAGGGAAAGGACCCGCATAATatcatgacgaacataaattttgtaaGGTATGGATTCGTACTAATCATAATGGAGAATTCTCCCGATGCATAtgacacaaaaaaaattgcatgAAGTCACCATAGCTTAAAATCATGACATAAGTTATGATGCAAGTCAAACATTCATTCATTAATGACATAACGAACCTAAAAATCATGCATACTTAATTCCTCATAAATCTTTTGTACTTAACATAGCTGGTGTATGGAGGTTAATGCATCACAGGTTATCAATATCATAAACAGAATTCTACAATATGATATAATCTTATTATAGCATAGCTTATAAACCTGATATAGCACAATAGGGCATAACatatcatcatacatcatacaattCGTCCAACCGAACCAACAGTAGAGCCACTTATGTAGCTGCTTAACCTGAAGTCATTATACTTCCTTATTGCTAGCTCGAATTTGCCTGAATTTAAAAAcgatatatatttaaagtaaattttgaagaaaataaaagtcaaGATGGTTGAGTAGTCTAAGGTTAACAAGATAGTTAtccaattaaaaattgataacGACTTATACCGAAAACCTTTTCATCTCTGTGTGGGCTGATAATTCTTGAACTCTATGGATACGTTTGTTTTACGACGGAAAGAACGCATGAACCAACTCAACTTATTaagttatttatatattcgAACCCAACTAATGAATTCTTTTCATACGCTACGTACTAACAAATCAATATGGGAAACTATTTTTGAAAGGTTTTCCAGTCTCTTTGGTAGTGTTTCATGTTTTGGTAAGAAGGTTTCGTTAACAACTACTAGAGAATTCCATTAGAAGGTAGTAGACTACACGTTTTAGTCCTCATAATGCATAGAGATAATGACATCCTCGTTTTCTATCTCATCAACAATGTTTCCATTGAGCGTATCTTCATCTGTTGGCAAGGGATTAGGGTACTCAGATCTACTTGGATTTTCaaaatgttatatatttaCTATTAGTTCTTGATTATAGGTCATGATGGCCGAGTGTTCTAAGGTGTCAGACTCAAGTTCTAGTCCTTGTGAGAGGGTAtaggttcaaatcccacttttggcccgttatgtatagTCATCattctcacggttttaaaacggggtttttacacccttttaaaaaatgactatGGAGAGGTTCACTCttagaatgcttcgttcccgtctccaactgatgtgggatctcacaatcaccCCATTCGGAGCTCAGCtttctcactagcacaccactcagtgcctagctctgatactcacggttttaaaacgcgtctactagggagaggtttccacacccttatcaaCAACCGAGGTGAAATCTCACACTAGGGGTGTTCATACGAAGCAATAACCCAACCAACCTGAAGTACCCAgctcaaattataaaagttgagttggattaaaataaatttctcgTTCCGATTGAACTACAAATTTCAATCGACTCGTGAGTTGataggttttttttgttgagcCAACCCGACCAACCAAAAAAGAGGGTTTCAACCCTactctacttttaagattattataaaaattaacaatatttgatatttaaactCGATGAGAACCCAACCGACAACCCATGGTTACTCTATTCGAGTTGCTTGGTCACCAATCCAactaacccaaaatttcaagtgaataaaaaaaaaaaaaaaaaatcaactcaaCTTCATCGATACACATCCCTACCAAAAACATTCATCGGATCACgtaataaaaaagatattttataagaGTTTAGTAGGACGTAGGACGTTACGTTAGCGATAttgtaatttgaaaataaagacatcataaaactaattaaatatcatGCATGTCGAAAAGTCAACAATTCTACACATAAAAGACCAATATTTTAgaccaaattaatttttttttttaaaaaaaaaaatctaattcatATAGCAATTAACAAATAGTCAACCTTGGATCCCATTCCCtaattaatatcataatatatatatatatatatatatatatatatatataaattaaataattagaaattttaatttatctctTTAATACTACAATTAGAAATACCAAATATAAATGAGgtgttaaaaatggtatttatttattaaaaaaaaacaaaaattacattttttaaggTAATTTAACGAATTggcaaaaaggaaaaatgtcgtgaaaaaaaaaaaaaaaaaaaaaaaaNaaaaaaaaaaaaaaaaaaaaaaaaaaaaaaaaaaaaaaaaaaaaaaaaaaaaaaaaaaaaaaaaaaaaaaaaaaaaacttagctAGAAATCAAAGAGATTGTTGAAAAGATTTGGTGAAGAAATTGGGGAAAACAGAGCAGAAGGGCTTGGCCAATGAGGGCTCAGCTCCTGAATTAACGAATACGACAAATTTTGAAGCTCAGTCGCCGGCGAGAAAAACCCTGTCGGAATCGGAGCAAGACTCGCCGGAGCCGGAGATAGGATTCCAGGGGTTTGCCATAACTCCACCGAAATCTCCCCCAAATCCATCATCTCGCTAACGTcgatttctctttctctttccggTCGGGGACTGGCTTTCTCGATTGCGGCCAGCCTCGCCGCTGGGGAGAGATCGCCGTCGGGGGCGGCGGCGCCGGAGGAAGAGAGTCCAGTGAGTCGTTGGACGACGGACATGAAGTTGTTCTCTGGGACGTGGATGACTTTAGGGGAGATGTCGTAGATGATGAGTGGCTGAGGCCATTGGGTGGCGCCGGCGCCGGGTGGGAGAGGTGGGCGTCCGGCTGGGGGAATCGGTTGAGGGTGTGGCGGCGGCTTCTTGATTTTGCGGGAATCTTGACTGACGCGGAGTTGCGGCGGACGGGGACCCTGTAGCTGGATCTCCTTCTTTCTGGGGCTGCCGCCGGCGGGATATCCC
The Cucurbita pepo subsp. pepo cultivar mu-cu-16 chromosome LG16, ASM280686v2, whole genome shotgun sequence genome window above contains:
- the LOC111777160 gene encoding uncharacterized protein LOC111777160, which translates into the protein MAMKSAASVALRGLRSFSSRSSISAPINKDPNADLLVSDIAGTYGRTLRERMTNYMATLDINSQIGSCMPLSAMRIGTIIHNIEMNPGQGGKLVRAAGTCAKILKEPTSRYCLVRLPSGTEKLIDSKCRATIGQVSNPSHGTRKLRKAGQSRWLGRRPVVRGVAMNPVDHPHGGGEGRSKSSGSFGKGSRTPWGKPTKCGYKTGPLKRKK
- the LOC111777161 gene encoding protein MKS1-like, translating into MNPPGYPAGGSPRKKEIQLQGPRPPQLRVSQDSRKIKKPPPHPQPIPPAGRPPLPPGAGATQWPQPLIIYDISPKVIHVPENNFMSVVQRLTGLSSSGAAAPDGDLSPAARLAAIEKASPRPEREREIDVSEMMDLGEISVELWQTPGILSPAPASLAPIPTGFFSPATELQNLSYSLIQELSPHWPSPSALFSPISSPNLFNNLFDF